A genomic window from Actinomycetaceae bacterium MB13-C1-2 includes:
- the sucB gene encoding 2-oxoglutarate dehydrogenase, E2 component, dihydrolipoamide succinyltransferase, with the protein MAQSIKMPALGESVSEGTVTEWLKKVGDTVEADEPIVEVATDKVDSEVPSPVSGVLLEILVDEDETVDVGTEIARVGSPDEAGSAPVETAPAPEAAPAPEPTPVSIPASEPAPVATPAHTAGSPSTGNLTDVTMPALGESVSEGTVSEWLVSVGDKVSADDPLVEVATDKVDSEVPSPIDGYVAEILVEEDDTVDVGTVLVRISDTAPSGDSGATAASTPTEAVAAPTPATPVTASPAAPAVPATPTHAAPPPPPVPTPAATPKPDAHAQLLESVSRAASSEGQVVDHAPGLGASTGYVTPLVRKLAKEKGVDLSTVTGTGIGGRIRREDVEAAVVASAPAVVAPAAPVPATSTPSTSSKIVPSPEAEALRGTTEKMSRLRQTVARRMVESLQSSAQLTTVFEVDVTKVAALRAKYKDQFQQVHGTKLTFLPFFVKATIEALEAHPKLNAVIDDRQVTYHDHVNMGIAVDAPQGLMVPVIRDAQDLSIAGIAESINSLASKVRDGKISPDELTGSTFTITNTGSGGAIFDTPILNMPETGILGTGTIVKRPVVVKDADGGEAVAIRSMVYLSISYDHRLVDGADASRFLSDVKRRLEGGDFLADLQLG; encoded by the coding sequence ATGGCACAGTCCATCAAAATGCCGGCACTCGGCGAGTCCGTCTCAGAAGGTACCGTCACAGAATGGCTGAAGAAGGTCGGCGACACCGTCGAAGCCGATGAACCAATCGTTGAAGTCGCAACCGACAAAGTCGATTCAGAGGTACCCTCCCCTGTCTCAGGCGTTCTACTTGAGATCCTGGTTGATGAAGACGAGACCGTGGACGTTGGGACCGAGATAGCCCGAGTCGGTTCTCCCGACGAAGCAGGTAGTGCACCAGTCGAAACTGCCCCGGCCCCGGAGGCAGCACCCGCCCCTGAACCCACTCCCGTCTCTATCCCCGCCTCAGAACCGGCACCAGTCGCGACACCCGCACACACAGCAGGAAGCCCATCCACTGGAAACCTAACCGATGTGACGATGCCAGCCCTTGGCGAGTCAGTTTCTGAAGGAACCGTAAGCGAATGGTTGGTTTCCGTTGGAGACAAGGTCTCTGCCGACGACCCGCTCGTTGAGGTCGCAACCGACAAAGTCGATTCAGAGGTTCCCTCCCCGATTGACGGGTACGTCGCGGAAATCCTCGTGGAAGAAGACGACACTGTCGATGTCGGAACTGTTCTGGTACGTATCTCTGATACTGCTCCATCCGGTGATTCGGGCGCTACGGCTGCGTCCACACCGACTGAGGCAGTCGCGGCACCCACTCCCGCAACGCCCGTCACGGCGAGCCCTGCAGCTCCGGCGGTTCCTGCAACTCCAACTCATGCTGCGCCGCCGCCTCCGCCAGTTCCTACACCAGCCGCGACCCCGAAACCTGATGCCCACGCACAGCTTTTGGAATCTGTCTCCCGAGCTGCGTCTAGCGAGGGTCAGGTAGTCGATCATGCCCCTGGACTTGGCGCCTCAACCGGATATGTAACGCCCCTAGTTCGCAAGCTGGCAAAAGAGAAGGGCGTCGACCTGTCGACCGTAACCGGAACCGGCATTGGTGGGCGAATCCGCCGTGAGGACGTTGAAGCTGCAGTGGTTGCATCAGCACCCGCTGTGGTAGCTCCCGCCGCACCAGTTCCTGCGACCTCGACTCCCAGCACCTCCAGTAAGATCGTGCCCTCGCCTGAGGCCGAAGCCCTTCGCGGCACCACCGAGAAAATGTCTCGTCTACGTCAGACCGTTGCCCGTCGCATGGTGGAGTCGTTGCAGTCATCTGCGCAACTCACCACCGTATTCGAGGTTGACGTGACCAAGGTTGCGGCGCTTCGAGCGAAATACAAGGACCAGTTTCAGCAGGTCCACGGCACCAAGCTGACGTTCTTGCCGTTCTTCGTGAAGGCGACGATTGAGGCTCTTGAAGCCCACCCAAAGCTGAACGCTGTTATCGACGATCGCCAGGTCACCTACCACGATCACGTCAATATGGGGATTGCCGTCGATGCACCGCAGGGACTGATGGTTCCAGTTATTCGTGATGCTCAGGACCTGAGCATCGCCGGAATCGCCGAGTCCATCAATTCCCTCGCTTCCAAGGTTCGCGATGGGAAGATCAGCCCCGATGAACTCACTGGGTCAACCTTCACCATCACAAACACGGGTTCGGGCGGAGCGATCTTTGACACTCCGATTCTGAACATGCCAGAAACCGGAATCCTCGGGACGGGAACCATCGTGAAGCGGCCTGTCGTCGTCAAGGATGCAGACGGCGGTGAAGCGGTCGCAATCCGCTCCATGGTCTACCTGTCAATCAGCTATGACCACCGTCTGGTTGACGGAGCAGATGCCTCTCGTTTCCTGAGCGATGTGAAGCGTCGCCTCGAAGGCGGTGACTTCCTGGCTGATCTTCAGCTCGGCTAG
- a CDS encoding MFS transporter, whose translation MSSPSASPFGALRHYRELPPVYGLSNMLVALIARTPYAMLPLGIMTAFTASSGDLAIGGLASGVFSIAVAICSPLVGRAADLWGQRRTLLTLVPLNSVALLGLFWAASTGIFGVPLLAMCVFAGATVVPVGSFTRAKWVSFGTSARVLNAAFSYESMADEMLFVLGPALVGIAASLAAPAAPLLLAFVFMAVAGTAFALTSPRSLETVAPEPKQTDTANSRPAIFVVIRAVLPAIITLMSIGMFFGATQAGTTARADLLGVNSQAGLIYAVMGIGSALASLAVVMLPAAFRVPWRLITFAIGMAVSISVVASLTTIPATVGWLALTGIFVGPTMVTAFTVAEHLAPRGGISVAMTLMQSSVTVGVSLGSTIGGSVAQNLGPQPAYFLGAIASVIIIVVGGVLLLPSYQKRHRDAE comes from the coding sequence TTGTCTTCCCCATCTGCTTCACCCTTCGGCGCCCTGCGTCACTATCGCGAGCTACCCCCTGTTTATGGGCTCTCAAATATGCTGGTAGCGCTTATCGCCCGAACCCCCTATGCAATGCTCCCCTTGGGCATAATGACCGCTTTCACTGCTTCGTCAGGTGATCTTGCCATCGGAGGTCTCGCCTCGGGTGTCTTTTCGATTGCCGTAGCGATTTGTTCCCCTCTGGTCGGGCGAGCTGCAGATCTATGGGGTCAACGTCGAACGCTGCTTACCCTGGTGCCCCTGAACTCGGTCGCACTTCTTGGCCTGTTCTGGGCGGCGAGTACCGGGATATTCGGTGTTCCGCTACTTGCTATGTGCGTGTTCGCGGGCGCAACGGTCGTTCCAGTTGGTTCATTCACCAGAGCCAAGTGGGTCTCGTTTGGCACCAGCGCAAGGGTCCTTAACGCCGCCTTCTCATACGAGTCAATGGCAGACGAGATGCTCTTTGTTCTAGGGCCCGCACTGGTTGGTATTGCTGCGTCGCTGGCAGCTCCCGCAGCGCCACTCCTTCTTGCCTTCGTTTTCATGGCTGTTGCTGGAACGGCGTTTGCGCTTACTTCTCCCCGATCCCTTGAGACAGTAGCCCCAGAGCCAAAGCAGACCGACACGGCAAACAGCCGCCCGGCCATCTTCGTGGTTATTCGTGCCGTTCTTCCCGCAATCATTACCCTCATGTCAATCGGCATGTTCTTTGGTGCGACCCAGGCAGGAACAACCGCTCGTGCGGACCTACTCGGGGTGAACTCCCAGGCGGGTCTCATCTATGCAGTCATGGGCATCGGCTCGGCTCTAGCGTCTTTGGCAGTCGTCATGCTTCCAGCGGCTTTCCGTGTCCCGTGGCGCCTAATTACCTTTGCTATCGGCATGGCCGTATCGATCTCTGTCGTCGCGTCGCTTACCACGATCCCGGCAACAGTAGGATGGCTTGCGCTTACTGGCATATTCGTTGGCCCGACCATGGTGACTGCGTTTACCGTGGCCGAACACCTGGCGCCCCGCGGCGGAATTTCTGTCGCAATGACTCTCATGCAGTCATCCGTCACCGTTGGGGTTTCTCTGGGATCGACAATCGGCGGATCCGTTGCTCAGAATCTCGGTCCTCAACCCGCATATTTCCTGGGCGCTATTGCCTCCGTGATCATCATTGTGGTGGGAGGCGTTCTTCTTCTGCCCTCGTATCAGAAGCGTCACCGCGACGCGGAGTAA
- a CDS encoding NAD(P)-binding domain-containing protein — protein sequence MMTEVSVFGKGNMGSAIAGVLSDGGANVEVFDSSSSDVTVNGDIVVLAVPYSALATIAQQYGDQLAGKIVVDITNPLDFSTFTLIPAADSSATAELAALLPESKVVKAFNTNFAATLGAKKVGEATTTVLIAGDDSDAKAELAAAVTAGGLNALDAGALGRARELEAIALTQMALAASEQIGWTGGFAVVK from the coding sequence ATGATGACTGAGGTATCGGTTTTTGGTAAGGGAAACATGGGGTCGGCGATTGCTGGAGTCCTGAGCGATGGGGGAGCGAACGTCGAGGTCTTCGACTCGTCATCGTCAGATGTCACCGTGAATGGAGACATCGTGGTTCTTGCGGTTCCTTACAGTGCGCTAGCAACTATTGCTCAGCAATACGGTGACCAGTTGGCGGGCAAGATTGTAGTCGACATTACAAATCCCCTTGATTTCTCGACCTTCACCCTTATCCCGGCGGCCGATAGTTCCGCTACTGCAGAACTAGCCGCCCTGCTCCCTGAGTCGAAGGTAGTGAAGGCGTTCAACACGAATTTCGCCGCGACCCTCGGGGCGAAGAAGGTTGGGGAGGCGACAACCACGGTTCTTATAGCCGGTGACGATTCTGATGCCAAAGCTGAACTTGCTGCCGCGGTTACCGCCGGGGGTCTTAACGCTCTTGATGCTGGCGCTCTGGGCCGCGCACGTGAACTTGAAGCTATCGCCCTGACGCAAATGGCTCTCGCTGCGTCCGAGCAGATCG
- a CDS encoding ABC transporter substrate-binding protein has product MRKLIPFAATVVAALSLTACSDPSAPEANEPTETGESGEVVEAFDPMTIEVVPDIADMVPASVAERGQLRNGASTDYAPGEFRENGVPVGYDIQIVQALGQVMGLEGTTQHAEFPTIIPALGAKFDIGASSFTINPERLEQVNMVSYLQVGSAFAVKTGNPSKFDPSDPCGSIIGVQNGTYQQVLAEEWSQQCEADGKEPITVNPLDLQTDVTVKVVGGLWDATFADSPVIGYSVANSNGDLEQIGDVIESEPQGIAIAKDDEQLTVAVQAAMQYLMDEGYLEQILGNFGSEAIGLSKAEINPGQ; this is encoded by the coding sequence ATGCGGAAACTTATTCCATTTGCCGCGACCGTCGTAGCCGCCCTATCGCTCACCGCCTGCTCTGACCCGAGTGCCCCCGAAGCCAACGAACCCACCGAGACCGGAGAGTCCGGCGAAGTCGTTGAGGCTTTTGACCCCATGACCATAGAGGTTGTCCCTGACATCGCCGATATGGTCCCTGCGAGCGTTGCTGAGAGGGGCCAGCTACGTAACGGCGCCTCGACAGACTACGCGCCCGGCGAGTTCCGTGAGAATGGCGTTCCAGTCGGATACGACATTCAGATTGTCCAAGCGCTCGGCCAGGTCATGGGCTTGGAAGGAACCACGCAACATGCCGAGTTCCCCACCATCATTCCGGCACTTGGCGCGAAGTTCGACATTGGTGCTTCCTCCTTCACCATTAATCCTGAACGTCTTGAACAGGTAAACATGGTCTCTTATCTCCAGGTCGGTTCTGCGTTCGCTGTGAAGACTGGGAACCCCTCAAAGTTCGATCCCTCAGACCCTTGCGGATCGATTATCGGCGTTCAGAACGGCACCTATCAGCAGGTGCTTGCCGAGGAGTGGTCCCAGCAGTGCGAAGCGGATGGCAAGGAGCCGATTACCGTCAATCCCCTGGATCTACAAACTGACGTGACGGTCAAAGTCGTTGGCGGACTCTGGGATGCGACCTTCGCAGACTCCCCCGTCATTGGGTACTCAGTTGCAAACTCAAATGGCGATCTTGAGCAGATCGGTGATGTTATCGAATCCGAGCCGCAGGGAATCGCCATCGCGAAGGACGACGAGCAACTTACCGTTGCAGTCCAGGCGGCAATGCAGTACCTGATGGACGAGGGCTACCTTGAGCAGATTCTAGGCAACTTCGGCTCCGAGGCTATCGGACTAAGCAAGGCAGAGATCAACCCTGGTCAGTAG
- a CDS encoding amino acid ABC transporter permease translates to MTTTSSTQTESPVKLINARPVPHPGRWVGAAILLVFVAMIVNGLVKNPVFQWDMVLSWLFSKTIMQAIIHTLILTAGAMILGTIIAIAMAVMRQSPNPIMRGVATFYIWFFRGTPVYTQLIFWSLLPVILPTLSIGIPFGPEFVTFETTKVITIFWMALLGLGFNEGAYLAEIIRAGLNSVDKGQWEAATALGMSRTQIMARIVMPQAMRVIVPPLGNETISMLKTTSLVSAIPYIYELTFVARDLGQRMFAPVPMLLTAAIWYLVITSVLMVIQHYIERHFGKGYAENASATKGKEVPGEQEDIDGQMHNEMLFLDVTP, encoded by the coding sequence ATGACAACGACTTCCTCAACTCAAACTGAATCGCCAGTCAAGTTGATTAACGCCCGCCCAGTTCCCCATCCGGGGCGCTGGGTGGGTGCGGCAATCCTGCTGGTATTCGTAGCAATGATCGTCAATGGCCTGGTCAAGAACCCAGTCTTCCAGTGGGACATGGTCTTGAGTTGGCTTTTTTCCAAGACCATCATGCAGGCCATCATTCACACCCTGATTTTGACCGCCGGCGCGATGATCCTTGGAACGATAATCGCGATTGCTATGGCGGTTATGCGTCAATCGCCCAACCCAATTATGCGAGGGGTAGCCACCTTCTACATCTGGTTTTTCCGCGGCACCCCCGTTTATACGCAGCTCATCTTTTGGTCGCTGTTGCCGGTAATCCTGCCGACACTTTCAATTGGTATTCCATTCGGGCCAGAGTTCGTGACGTTCGAAACAACGAAGGTCATCACCATTTTCTGGATGGCGCTGTTGGGCCTCGGTTTTAATGAGGGCGCCTACCTGGCCGAGATAATCCGCGCCGGACTCAATTCGGTGGACAAAGGGCAGTGGGAAGCCGCCACCGCGCTCGGAATGTCACGAACTCAGATCATGGCACGTATCGTCATGCCGCAAGCGATGAGAGTTATTGTTCCGCCGCTGGGCAACGAAACCATCTCAATGCTGAAGACAACTTCGCTCGTTTCCGCAATCCCCTACATCTACGAACTGACCTTCGTCGCCCGCGACCTTGGTCAGAGGATGTTCGCTCCAGTTCCGATGCTACTCACGGCGGCAATCTGGTATCTGGTGATCACATCGGTTCTCATGGTGATCCAGCACTACATCGAACGCCATTTCGGTAAGGGCTACGCAGAGAATGCCTCTGCAACAAAGGGCAAGGAAGTCCCTGGCGAACAAGAGGATATTGATGGCCAGATGCACAATGAAATGCTTTTCTTGGACGTGACGCCATGA
- the lpdA gene encoding dihydrolipoyl dehydrogenase — translation MSDSVYDVVILGAGSGGYAAALRGAQLGLKVVLVEGDKVGGTCLHRGCIPTKAYLHAAETADSVREADHFGILATLDGIDMGKVGQYRDSVVDKLYHGVEGLLASRGVEVIQGWGRVTSPTTVEVNGQTLTGKNLILATGSYSRSLPNLPIEGRVITSEQALKMDWIPSRAIILGGGVIGSEFASAWHSFGSEVTIIEGLPHLVPNEDEIISKNLERAFRKRGIKFMVNTRFSGVTQDDSGVHVTTEDGKTVDGDILLVAVGRGPVTEGLGFEEIGVKLDRGFVLTDDRLSTGVPGVYAVGDIVPGLQLAHRGFLQGIFVAEEIAGLSPVTIDENVIPRVTFTDPEIASVGITEKQAREKYGDENIRTVEYNLAGNGKSNILETPGVVKLIAVADGPIIGFHAIGRRISEQIGEGELMVGWEAYPEDVASLIHAHPTQNEALGEAAMALAGKPLHAHN, via the coding sequence GTGAGTGATTCCGTTTACGACGTAGTAATCCTTGGCGCTGGATCCGGCGGGTACGCCGCGGCTCTGCGCGGTGCGCAGCTGGGTCTGAAGGTTGTCTTGGTCGAGGGTGACAAGGTTGGGGGAACCTGCCTGCACCGGGGTTGTATCCCAACAAAGGCCTATTTGCACGCCGCGGAGACCGCCGACTCTGTGCGAGAAGCCGATCACTTCGGCATCCTCGCAACCCTTGACGGCATCGACATGGGGAAAGTCGGTCAGTACCGCGACTCGGTCGTTGACAAGCTGTACCACGGGGTTGAGGGACTGCTCGCATCCCGCGGAGTGGAGGTCATCCAGGGTTGGGGACGCGTCACCAGTCCCACCACTGTTGAAGTGAACGGTCAGACTCTGACTGGCAAGAATCTGATCCTAGCCACTGGCTCATACTCTCGTAGTCTTCCAAACCTACCGATCGAAGGGCGCGTCATTACCTCTGAACAGGCCCTAAAAATGGATTGGATTCCGAGTCGCGCAATCATTCTCGGCGGCGGTGTCATCGGAAGTGAGTTTGCCTCTGCGTGGCACTCCTTTGGGTCAGAAGTGACCATCATTGAAGGGCTCCCCCACCTGGTTCCGAATGAGGATGAAATCATCTCGAAAAACCTTGAGCGTGCCTTCCGTAAGCGCGGTATCAAGTTCATGGTTAACACGCGCTTCAGCGGCGTAACTCAGGACGATTCTGGCGTACACGTCACCACTGAGGATGGAAAGACTGTCGATGGCGACATTCTTCTGGTCGCAGTTGGTCGCGGACCGGTTACCGAGGGCCTTGGTTTCGAAGAGATCGGGGTGAAACTGGACCGCGGCTTCGTCCTTACCGACGACCGCCTATCCACCGGAGTTCCCGGAGTATACGCAGTCGGAGATATTGTTCCCGGTCTTCAGCTTGCACATCGCGGCTTCCTGCAGGGCATTTTTGTAGCCGAGGAGATCGCGGGACTGTCCCCGGTAACCATTGATGAGAATGTGATCCCAAGGGTGACGTTCACCGATCCAGAGATCGCCTCTGTCGGCATCACTGAGAAGCAGGCCCGTGAAAAGTACGGTGATGAGAACATCAGGACGGTTGAATACAACCTTGCAGGAAATGGCAAGTCCAACATTCTCGAGACTCCCGGCGTGGTGAAGCTGATCGCGGTCGCAGATGGCCCAATCATCGGTTTCCACGCGATCGGCAGACGCATAAGCGAGCAAATTGGTGAGGGCGAACTCATGGTTGGTTGGGAGGCCTATCCTGAAGACGTGGCTTCTTTGATTCACGCCCATCCAACTCAGAACGAGGCGCTGGGCGAAGCAGCCATGGCCCTTGCTGGCAAGCCGTTACACGCTCATAACTAA
- a CDS encoding dicarboxylate/amino acid:cation symporter translates to MSTSTSIKPAKRRRLKLPSFSIQILIGLALGVLLGWAALVIGETATGDSNWLTITLSTIGSAFVTLLRAIVPPLVFTAIVASIANLRGITNGVRLAFQTLIWFAITALISVVIGIGLGLVLKPGSNAGVSVDLAQTPSRTGSWLDFLNGIIPANFLGIYSSTNLVRDAEGAITGAASAVNFNVLQILVVAIAVGIAALKVGKKADSFLSFNASLLAVIQKVLWWVIRLAPIGTIGLIGNAIASYGWSSLSSLGTFAIAVYAGLAIVLFIVYPALLASHRLSISRYFRGAWPAIQLGFVSRSSIGTLPVTESVTWRNLGVPRSYASFAAPLGATTKMDGCASIYPAISAIFVAQFFGIDLGITDYLLIAFVAVVGSAATAGVTGATVMLTLTLSTLGLPLEGVGLLLAIDPILDMGRTAVNVAGQVLVPVIVSKREGILDEVQYAAANADDLFEDNEDTPDPLESTSTDQEPSQPTDGAKVIEVNAG, encoded by the coding sequence ATGTCTACATCAACATCCATCAAGCCTGCGAAACGGAGGAGACTCAAGCTCCCCTCGTTCTCAATCCAAATCCTTATCGGTCTAGCCCTCGGAGTGCTGCTCGGATGGGCTGCTCTCGTGATCGGTGAAACTGCAACCGGTGACTCCAATTGGCTGACTATTACGCTCTCCACAATTGGCTCCGCGTTTGTAACGCTTCTGCGCGCTATCGTCCCGCCGCTGGTGTTTACGGCGATCGTCGCTTCGATAGCAAACCTTCGAGGAATCACCAATGGCGTACGCCTTGCATTCCAGACTCTGATTTGGTTTGCTATCACCGCGCTAATCTCGGTCGTTATCGGTATCGGCCTCGGCCTGGTGCTCAAACCGGGGTCCAACGCCGGAGTTTCAGTAGATCTCGCACAGACACCGTCGCGGACAGGTTCTTGGCTAGATTTCTTGAACGGCATCATTCCCGCAAACTTCCTCGGAATCTACAGCAGCACGAATCTTGTGCGCGATGCAGAAGGCGCAATTACCGGAGCCGCCTCGGCTGTGAACTTCAATGTTCTGCAGATCCTGGTGGTCGCCATAGCAGTAGGCATAGCGGCGCTGAAAGTGGGAAAGAAAGCTGACTCTTTCCTGAGTTTTAATGCTTCGTTACTGGCCGTTATACAGAAGGTACTGTGGTGGGTTATTCGCCTCGCCCCGATTGGAACTATTGGCCTAATTGGCAATGCCATCGCCTCGTATGGCTGGAGTTCACTCTCAAGTCTTGGGACCTTTGCGATCGCGGTTTATGCCGGACTGGCGATAGTGCTATTCATCGTCTACCCGGCACTGCTCGCAAGCCACAGACTTTCAATCTCGAGGTATTTCCGTGGGGCGTGGCCCGCGATCCAACTTGGTTTCGTCTCTCGCTCATCAATCGGCACCCTGCCCGTAACTGAGAGCGTCACCTGGCGTAACCTCGGGGTTCCGCGTAGCTACGCCTCATTTGCGGCGCCCCTTGGAGCAACCACGAAGATGGACGGTTGCGCTTCAATCTACCCTGCGATTTCAGCGATCTTTGTCGCCCAGTTCTTTGGTATCGACCTGGGGATCACTGACTATCTGTTGATTGCCTTTGTTGCAGTGGTTGGTTCGGCAGCAACGGCCGGTGTCACTGGGGCAACCGTAATGCTCACGCTCACGCTGTCTACACTCGGTCTACCGCTTGAGGGCGTCGGTCTGCTTCTTGCGATCGATCCGATCCTCGACATGGGACGGACTGCCGTGAACGTGGCAGGACAGGTGTTGGTCCCCGTCATTGTCTCGAAGCGCGAAGGCATCCTCGACGAAGTCCAGTACGCCGCTGCTAACGCGGATGATCTGTTCGAGGATAACGAGGACACTCCCGATCCGCTTGAGTCCACTTCCACGGATCAGGAACCTTCGCAACCGACCGACGGGGCCAAGGTGATCGAAGTAAACGCAGGATAG
- a CDS encoding DUF4191 domain-containing protein produces MAKNTDTAAPKKRRWYENFVDAYKVIKRTYSWFPFLLIAAPIIIIGLGVLGGFVFHSMVFWVISGVMLAIIADMALLAFLLRPAMYKQIDGKVGSVYAVISQIKRGWDIEEEPVAVNKTQDLVWRLVGRPGVVLISEGPSNRVLPLLQNEKRKVSRAITNVPVVFIQVGHDEGQVPLTKLNRKLKSLKKVLTKHEVPAVANRLNALSSKALPIPKGVDPYKTRTNRKAMRG; encoded by the coding sequence ATGGCTAAGAACACTGACACCGCTGCCCCGAAGAAGCGTCGCTGGTACGAGAACTTTGTTGATGCTTACAAGGTAATCAAGCGCACCTACAGCTGGTTTCCCTTCCTATTAATCGCGGCGCCAATAATCATTATTGGACTTGGCGTTCTGGGTGGATTTGTTTTCCACTCCATGGTGTTCTGGGTGATCAGCGGTGTCATGCTAGCGATCATCGCGGACATGGCCCTCTTGGCGTTCCTGCTACGACCTGCCATGTACAAGCAGATTGACGGCAAGGTCGGATCGGTCTATGCGGTTATCAGCCAGATCAAACGAGGCTGGGACATCGAAGAAGAACCTGTTGCGGTCAACAAAACTCAAGACCTAGTATGGCGACTCGTTGGTCGACCAGGGGTTGTTCTGATCTCAGAGGGTCCATCGAACCGAGTGTTGCCGTTGCTTCAGAATGAGAAACGCAAGGTATCTCGCGCCATCACCAATGTTCCTGTTGTATTCATTCAGGTTGGACATGACGAGGGTCAGGTGCCCCTCACGAAACTAAACAGGAAACTCAAAAGCCTTAAAAAGGTGCTGACTAAGCATGAGGTTCCGGCAGTCGCCAACCGTCTCAATGCGCTGTCCTCGAAAGCCCTACCCATCCCTAAGGGCGTCGATCCCTACAAGACTCGAACTAATCGGAAGGCAATGCGCGGCTAG
- a CDS encoding amino acid ABC transporter ATP-binding protein: MTEVGIEISAPMVKVRGVHKFFGDLHVLKGIDLTVKPGEVCVILGPSGSGKSTLLRCINELELISAGRIWVGGELMGLRTKPGKDGEEVLYRLKDSEIAKQRSSIGMVFQRFNLFPQMTALRNVMEAPIHVKKVHKKEAEAKALELLDRVGLGDRTDHYPGQLSGGQQQRVAIARALAMEPELMLFDEPTSALDPELVGEVLGVMKDLAEGGMTMIVVTHEVGFAREVADHVVFMDDGKIVEQGTPAQVIDNPTEQRTKDFFSKVL, translated from the coding sequence ATGACCGAGGTCGGGATAGAGATAAGCGCTCCCATGGTCAAGGTCAGAGGCGTTCACAAGTTCTTCGGAGACCTCCACGTACTGAAGGGCATTGACCTAACGGTGAAGCCAGGTGAGGTCTGTGTGATACTCGGACCCTCCGGCTCCGGCAAGTCAACGCTTCTTCGCTGTATCAATGAACTCGAACTTATTTCTGCGGGCCGAATCTGGGTCGGCGGTGAGCTTATGGGACTTCGCACTAAGCCGGGAAAAGACGGCGAAGAGGTCCTGTATCGTCTAAAAGACTCCGAGATTGCGAAGCAACGGAGCAGCATTGGAATGGTATTCCAACGATTTAACCTATTCCCCCAGATGACCGCCCTCCGCAACGTCATGGAAGCCCCGATCCACGTCAAAAAAGTGCATAAAAAAGAAGCTGAGGCAAAAGCACTTGAGTTGCTAGACCGAGTCGGGCTGGGCGACCGAACCGACCACTATCCTGGACAGTTGTCGGGTGGGCAACAGCAGCGAGTGGCAATCGCGCGGGCACTGGCGATGGAACCCGAGTTGATGCTATTTGATGAGCCTACCTCGGCACTCGACCCCGAGCTGGTCGGCGAAGTTCTTGGCGTGATGAAAGATCTGGCCGAGGGTGGAATGACCATGATCGTCGTGACTCACGAAGTCGGATTTGCTCGGGAGGTTGCAGATCACGTCGTCTTCATGGACGACGGCAAGATCGTTGAACAGGGCACACCCGCTCAAGTTATCGACAACCCAACTGAGCAACGAACCAAGGACTTCTTCTCAAAGGTCCTCTAG